The sequence GGAAGAAGCCGGTAACATGATCATTTTGACGGCGGCTTCGGTGAAGATGGACGGCAACGCCAACTTCGCCCGCGAGCACTGGCCCACGCTCACCAAATGGGTGGGCTTCCTGAAGCGCGACGGCTTCGACCCCGGCAACCAGCTTTGCACCGACGATTTTGCCGGTCACCTGGCCCGCAACGCCAACCTGTCGGCCAAGGCCATCGTCGGGATTGCGTGCTACGGACAAATGGCCGCGCAACTCGGCGACCAGAAAACCGCCGACGAGCACCTCACGCTGGCCCGCGATCTGGCCAAACGCTGGATGACGATGGATAAACTCGACGACGGCCCGCACTACGCGCTGACGTTCGACAAAACGCCCGGTAGCTGGAGCCAGAAGTACAACATCGTGTGGGATAAGCTGCTGGGTCTCGATGTGTTCCCCAAAGAGGTGATCCGGGATGAACTGGCGTTCTACCTGAAAAAGCAGCAACCCTACGGCCTGCCCCTCGACAGCCGCAAGACCTACACCAAGTCGGACTGGATTATCTGGACCGCCACCATGGCCGACTCGGATCGGGATTTCCGGGCGCTGGTCGAGCCGATCTGGAAATACGCCAACGAAACCCCAACCCGGGTGCCCTTGTCCGACTGGCACGAAACCACCGACGCCAAACAGGTCGGTTTCCAGGCCCGCTCGGTGGTAGGTGGGTACTTCATCAAGCTACTGGACGAACGCCTGAAACAGACGAAGAAGTAATCACGTGACTGATTACAAAAGGCCCACCGGTACGTTAGCGCTAACGTACCGGTGGGCCTTTTGTACGTGGCAGGCGAAACGTGGCTGTCGCGACTGAATTGCACTATTTATATCAAACCGGTTGGGGATCGACAACGCTGGGGTACCCACGGGTGGCCAGCGACTCACCCATACCCAGATAAGCGGCGGGGTCTTCGGGGGACCAGGTGGCCAGCCCATCTACGTACCGGTTGAACATACTAAAGGCGGCGGCAATCAGTACCGTATCGTGAATATCGCGGTCGTCGGCCCCCAGCTCGCGGGCGGCGGCAATCTGTTGAGAAGTCACGCTCAAGCCGCTTTCCCGCACACTATCGGCGATAGCCAGCAGGGCTTTGAGCTTGTCGGAGATGGGGGCCGTATCCAGATCGGCCCAGGTTTGCGCCACCACCTGATTGTCGCGTCCCAGCAAAAAATCGGCGACGGCACCGTGGCATTTCGAGCAAAACGAGCAGTCGTTACGCCTTGATACGTAAGCGGCAATCAGCTCGCGTTCACCCTGCGTCAACGATTCGCTGGCGTTGGTGCGTAAGATCACCTCGGCCAGTTCGTTCAGGGGTTTAGTCGTTTGAGGACTGTAGGCCATTGGCCCGACAATGCCAGGCAGGCCTTCTGGTAAAGAAATGTGTGCCATTGCAAGTGAATTACATATGAACGATGACTGGCAATGTACTGATTTCAGGGTTGATAATGCTGGATAAGTTACTGACCGCAAGACGACTAAACCTACACGGAACCCGCCGGGCCGTTTGCTGTTTTTATACGTAGACTTGTCAACTAGCATCATGGAATTAGGCATCAGCAGTTTCGGAGAAGTGCAGCCCGATGGCGTCGCGGGGAAAGCCGTCAACGCGCATCGTCGCATGCAGGAGTTATTGGAAGAAATCAAACTGGCCGACGAAGTCGGGCTGGACGTGTTTGCGCTGGGCGAGCACCACCGGCCCGACTTCGTTATTTCGGCCCCCGAAGTGGTGCTGGCCGCCGCCGCTACCCAAACCCGGACCATCCGGCTGTCGAGCGCCGTGACGGTGCTCAGCTCGGCCGATCCGGTGCGGGTGTTTCAGAATTTCGCCTCGCTCGATCTGATTTCCGAGGGACGGGCCGAGATCATGGCGGGCCGGGGGTCGTTCATCGAGTCGTTCCCGCTGTTTGGCTACGACCTGAACGACTACGACGAGCTGTTTACCGAAAAACTGAACCTGCTACTGGCCATCAACCAAAACGAGATCGTCGACTGGCAGGGAAAATTACGCCCGTCCATTGACCACCGGGGCGTGTACCCGCGTCCGCTGCAACCGACGTTGCCCATCTGGCTCGCCGTTGGCGGCACACCCGCGTCGGCGGTGCGGGCCGGCACGTTGAACCTGCCCATGACGCTGGCCATTCTGGGGGGTACGCCCGATCGGTTTGTGCCGTTTGTGCAGCTGTTCAGGCAGGCCGCCGAGCAGGCCGGGCACGACCCCAGTCAGCTCCAACTGGCCATCAATTCGCAGTTTTACGTGGCCGACACCGAACAGCAGGCCGCCGACGAGTTTTTTCCGCCCTACCAGACGCTGATGAACCGCGTGGGCAAAGAGCGGGGCTGGTCGCCCATCGGTCGGGCACATTTCGAGCAGATGCGTCAGCATGGCCCGCTGATGGTGGGTAGCCCGCAGCAGATCATCGACAAGATCCTGTATTTTCACGAGCTGTTTGGCAACACGCGCTACATCGCCCAGACCATCAGCGGCTACGGCATTCCGCACGCCAATACGCTGCGAGCCATTGAACTGTTCGGCACGAAAGTCGCCCCCGCCGTTCGCAAAGCTCTGAATCAGAAGCCGGTTACCGCTTAGTTTGACGTTTATTGTTAACGTTTGACGTGTTGATTTGTAAGAGAGTCATGCGGCTAGTTCTTTGTCATTCCGACGAAGGAGGAATCTTGACGTGTCATAGCGCTCAACTAAGGACGCTTTAAGATTCCTCCTTCGTCGGAATGACAAAGAACCAGCCCCCTAGCACAGTCCCCGATCAGCGCGAAGCCACATGCGTCAGCAACTACGCCAACAATACTTACCTAATCCCTAACACCCCTATGCGCCACCTTTTCCGCTTAACGTACCTGTTGCCCCTATTTCTCGCCGTTTGTACCTTCAGTTTTGCCGCCAAAGTCGACACGGTCGATACCTACAGCGCGTCGATGAAGAAAACGATCAAGGCAGTCGTCATTACGCCCGACTCCTACACGACGGGCGCCGAACTGCCGGTGGTGTATCTGTTGCATGGTTACAGCGGCAACTACGGCGACTGGATCAGGAGATCGGCAGCCCTCCCGGCGACCGTCGATGCCCAGAACCTGATTGTCGTCTGCCCCGACGGCAACTACGGTAGCTGGTATTTCGATAGCCCCGCCGACCCGGCGTTTCGCTACGAGACCTACGTGGCCAACGAACTCGTCGCCTGGGTCGATAGCCATTATAAAACGATCAAAACCCGGCAGGGGCGCGCCATCACGGGCCTGAGCATGGGCGGGCATGGTGCGCTGTATCTGGCGATGCGGCATCAGGACGTGTTCGGGGCGGCGGGCAGCATGAGTGGTGGCGTCGACATCCGGCCGTTTCCCAACAACTGGGACATTGCCAAGCGGCTGGGTACGTATGCGCAGTTTCCCGACCGCTGGGAGCAGAACACGGTCATCAACCTGCTGCACCTGCTCACGCCCGGCGCCCTGTCGCTTATCATCGACTGCGGCACCGAGGACTTCTTCTTCCGGGTAAACAACAACCTGCACGACAAGCTGCTGGAACGCAACATCGCCCACGATTACATTACCCGGCCCGGTGGTCATAACTGGCCTTATTGGAACACGGCGGTTACGCACCAATTGCTCTACATGCGGCAGTATTTCGACAAAGCACAAAAGCGTAGTTGATTGAAGCAATTCGATCGCGCTTTCTCCATTATAACACACCAAAAAGTAAGCGCATATTGTCGAATTCACAGAGCTCAATACGCTTTTTTTACGTGCCAACCGTATACAGTTTAGCCTGGTTCGACTAAAACTTGGGGCTATTTTTTATGACACCTGCACTGAGTTTAATCACAGCCAATAAGTGATGATTAAACTCAGTGCAGGCAAAAAATACATGATATAAATCACCTTTACCAAACCCACATCGTCGATAAAGGCAATCTAGTACCACTATAATCCTATTATCACGTATAGTTATTGTTAACTATAATTTTATTATATAAATAGTTAAGTACATTTACGAAAAAATAGGCTATCCTATTGTCGTTCAACATCGTTGATATCGTATACCTATTGTAGTCAAATCGAACTAATTACTCATTTCACTACGTAGGCTGGCATTGATTTTGTCCATTTACCTATTGAAAATTTGGCTAGCTGATTTGATTACCAGCAGCAGCACGTTCGTCAACACTAAAAAAAGTAAGCCTAAACACCCCCACGAGCTAAGTTGAAACAAGTGAACGCATCTATCCACACATGGATCAATTATTACAAGTTTGGTTTAATACCTCATCCCAGGGTGTTGCGTTCTTAGAACCTATCCGAAATAACCAGAAGAACGTTGTCGATTTTCGGTATAAGCTGGCTAATCCCGCGTTTGTAACAATTTGCCAGACAAGCCTCAACGAGCTAATCGACTTACCCGTCAGTAAGCTACTTCAACCCGGGCAGGAAGCCCTCTTTTTGGACCCAATCATAGCCGTTTTTCAGACCGGCCAGCCGCAGCAGTTGAGCAATCAATACTGGTTGCATGGCGAGCCAGTCTGGCATGATATCACCCTGAGCCGTACCGATCAGTTGGTGATGGTAACCGTTCAGGATATCAGCGAGCAGAAACGGTCAGAGCATCGGCTACAGCGCCACCTCGCCATAGCCTCCATTCTCTCGGCGGTTTCCAGCCGTTTCATCACCTTGCAGGCCAATGAAGTGGATAGCTGCATTGTTGAAGCGCTGGGGCAGGTCAGTAACCACATTGGAGCGCAACGGGCCTCGGTGTTTACCTATACCAGCGATTACGAAGCGGGGCGTTGCATCTATGAGTGGTGTGCGCCGGGCATCGAGCCGCGAAAGGAGCGCGTTCAGGCACGGCCTAAGGAATGTTTCGACTGGATGCAGCCCCAGTTGGAAAAGGGTGAAACTGTTTGCCTGCGCATCGACGAACTTGGCCCGGAGCACCCTCGGGAGCGGGCTTTTTTCTCGTTCATTGCGGTCAAGTCGATGGTGGCGGTGCCGCTCGTTCAGCAGGGCAAAACGCAGGGCTTTATCGGTTTTTACACGATAGACGAGCCCTACACCTGGGCTCAGAACGATGTGGCCCTGCTCGCCACCTTCGGCACGCTCGTCGCCAACGTGTTGTACCGGCTGCAACAGGAAGCGGCCATCCGGCGCGTCAGCCAGCGGCTGGAGGGTTTACATGCCATTGACCATGCGCTGCTCAGCTACCGCATGGCCGATCAGTCGCCGCTTCAGATTGCCATGCAGTATTTGCATTTCATGGTAGCCTGTAGCCAGATTACGGTCTTTCAGATGGAAGCCGACCTGGAGTGGGCCGTAGCCAAATGCCAGGCCATCGATGGTGCGCTGAACATGACGCCGACTGTCCGGATACCGGCCGCTTTTTTGCAGCAGTGGTTTGAGCAGGACCAGCCTAAGGTGGCGGTTTACCACCCCGATCTACAGCAGCTGGGTGCTGCCATTTCCCCGGCGCTACCTGACTTTCCGGGCGATTTTCAATCGCAGGTCATTATTCCGTTATACAGCCAGGCCAAGTGCATTGGTGTTCTTTGGCTACTGTCGACCGATGCGTATTTCTTCAGTGAAGACGACCGGCAGGTGGCGCAGGAACTCGCGGGCCCGCTGGCGATCGTGCTTCATCAGCAGCAACTCGATGAGCAGATCAAACGCCACACCGAACAGCTGGAACAACAGGTAGAGGAACGTACCCAGGAAGTCAGGCAGTTATCGACCCTCCACCAGGCGATTCTGCGGCATGCGGGGCAGGCCATTATTTCGACGGATATTCACGGCGTCATTCAAACGGCCAACCAGGCCTGCGAACTCCTGCTGGGCTATCGGATCGATGAGTTGATCGGGCGGACGGTGTACCTTCAGCCCGGCCCGCCCACCAACCCGCTCCCTGTGGTTACCTACCGGATGAATGGCCGCGGCCGCCCCCTTACCGATTTCTTTGCCGAATCGCTCGCTACGCAGGGTTACTTTTACTGCGAGTGCGTCACGCTCACCAAAACCGGGCAACGCACCCCGATCCTGCTGGCGGCCAGCGCCCTTCAGGCAAATGACGGCACAATCATCGGCTACGTGGGGCTGTCGACCGATATATCGGCGCTGAAAACGGCGGAGATTAACCTGCAGCGTAAAAATCAGGAGCTAAATACCTTCTTCCACGGCGCCCTCGACATGCACTGCATTTCAGACAGCCGGGGTAACATCTCCGATGTCAATCAGGCCTTTCAGGAGACGCTGGGTTACGCAGCCGACGAACTGAAATCAATTCCGTTTTTGCAGCTCATCCACCCCGACGAGCAGAAGTTTGTGTACGCCAACCTGCTGGT comes from Fibrella aestuarina BUZ 2 and encodes:
- a CDS encoding carboxymuconolactone decarboxylase family protein yields the protein MAHISLPEGLPGIVGPMAYSPQTTKPLNELAEVILRTNASESLTQGERELIAAYVSRRNDCSFCSKCHGAVADFLLGRDNQVVAQTWADLDTAPISDKLKALLAIADSVRESGLSVTSQQIAAARELGADDRDIHDTVLIAAAFSMFNRYVDGLATWSPEDPAAYLGMGESLATRGYPSVVDPQPV
- a CDS encoding LLM class flavin-dependent oxidoreductase, giving the protein MELGISSFGEVQPDGVAGKAVNAHRRMQELLEEIKLADEVGLDVFALGEHHRPDFVISAPEVVLAAAATQTRTIRLSSAVTVLSSADPVRVFQNFASLDLISEGRAEIMAGRGSFIESFPLFGYDLNDYDELFTEKLNLLLAINQNEIVDWQGKLRPSIDHRGVYPRPLQPTLPIWLAVGGTPASAVRAGTLNLPMTLAILGGTPDRFVPFVQLFRQAAEQAGHDPSQLQLAINSQFYVADTEQQAADEFFPPYQTLMNRVGKERGWSPIGRAHFEQMRQHGPLMVGSPQQIIDKILYFHELFGNTRYIAQTISGYGIPHANTLRAIELFGTKVAPAVRKALNQKPVTA
- a CDS encoding alpha/beta hydrolase gives rise to the protein MRHLFRLTYLLPLFLAVCTFSFAAKVDTVDTYSASMKKTIKAVVITPDSYTTGAELPVVYLLHGYSGNYGDWIRRSAALPATVDAQNLIVVCPDGNYGSWYFDSPADPAFRYETYVANELVAWVDSHYKTIKTRQGRAITGLSMGGHGALYLAMRHQDVFGAAGSMSGGVDIRPFPNNWDIAKRLGTYAQFPDRWEQNTVINLLHLLTPGALSLIIDCGTEDFFFRVNNNLHDKLLERNIAHDYITRPGGHNWPYWNTAVTHQLLYMRQYFDKAQKRS
- a CDS encoding PAS domain S-box protein, whose protein sequence is MDQLLQVWFNTSSQGVAFLEPIRNNQKNVVDFRYKLANPAFVTICQTSLNELIDLPVSKLLQPGQEALFLDPIIAVFQTGQPQQLSNQYWLHGEPVWHDITLSRTDQLVMVTVQDISEQKRSEHRLQRHLAIASILSAVSSRFITLQANEVDSCIVEALGQVSNHIGAQRASVFTYTSDYEAGRCIYEWCAPGIEPRKERVQARPKECFDWMQPQLEKGETVCLRIDELGPEHPRERAFFSFIAVKSMVAVPLVQQGKTQGFIGFYTIDEPYTWAQNDVALLATFGTLVANVLYRLQQEAAIRRVSQRLEGLHAIDHALLSYRMADQSPLQIAMQYLHFMVACSQITVFQMEADLEWAVAKCQAIDGALNMTPTVRIPAAFLQQWFEQDQPKVAVYHPDLQQLGAAISPALPDFPGDFQSQVIIPLYSQAKCIGVLWLLSTDAYFFSEDDRQVAQELAGPLAIVLHQQQLDEQIKRHTEQLEQQVEERTQEVRQLSTLHQAILRHAGQAIISTDIHGVIQTANQACELLLGYRIDELIGRTVYLQPGPPTNPLPVVTYRMNGRGRPLTDFFAESLATQGYFYCECVTLTKTGQRTPILLAASALQANDGTIIGYVGLSTDISALKTAEINLQRKNQELNTFFHGALDMHCISDSRGNISDVNQAFQETLGYAADELKSIPFLQLIHPDEQKFVYANLLVPILQKPVRNQINRMRRKDGHYRIIEWNAIGINHVVYGSARDITQRQEVEMQLRGLNERLKLATQAAGQGIWEVDVQTNRLFWDERAYEIYGIPTSQTTVYFDDYLRLIHPDDLAAFWAQYNRDIEGDTITNVARIIRPDGELRYIKVNGNLIRNKRGDVVRHIGVIWDVTEQVLAEEALRESEQRFREIAENVDEIFWIHSVEPFQLLYINPTYERVWHRSCQSLYNDTFSFLPGVYEEDMPIVGKAITQYLSGKESQIQCRRKNADGSLSWVSVRTFIIRNEAGKPIRQIGIANDITDQKEKELLLQQALVQEQQLNHLKSQFVSTASHEFRTPLATIQSSVDLIKLYLNVPDASASIQKHLGVIEKEILQFSGLLTDMLTISRIEAGKIQVNPKLIDPILVAQNVINTHFSQRSDHRSVDFTVEGTPYPVCLDEKLMSHVIVNVLSNAFKFSKTNPTLRLSFQDDKHLLIQVTDTGIGIPTNELSMLFQAFFRASNANGVSGTGLGLVISRQFVELHGGQLTIQSEEKKGTCCTITLPVDAPEGAFGADEVITHRTLS